Proteins encoded in a region of the Orcinus orca chromosome X, mOrcOrc1.1, whole genome shotgun sequence genome:
- the SERTM2 gene encoding serine-rich and transmembrane domain-containing 2, with amino-acid sequence MTEVHFKYHGNLTGRAHFPTLATEVDTTSEKYSNLYMYVGLFLSLLAILLILLFTMLLRLKHVISPITSESTESVPQFTDVEMQSRIPTP; translated from the coding sequence ATGACGGAGGTGCATTTCAAGTACCATGGGAATCTCACTGGGCGGGCCCATTTCCCCACCCTGGCCACAGAGGTTGACACTACTTCAGAGAAGTATTCCAACCTGTATATGTATGTGGGCTTATTCCTGAGCCTCCTGGCCATTCTCCTCATCCTGCTCTTCACAATGCTCCTTCGGCTCAAACATGTCATCTCACCCATCACCTCCGAGAGCACAGAAAGTGTTCCTCAATTTACAGACGTAGAGATGCAGAGTCGAATCCCCACTCCTTAA